A single Nitrospirota bacterium DNA region contains:
- a CDS encoding PaaI family thioesterase, translating into MSNNKMELIDDQYCFVCGKKNPVGLKLDFSFDGKTIKTEFIPKKEHQGYFNIVHGGIISTLLDEAMVKLAIELGMPAVTAQMDIRLKKALGIGEKIIVHAEMTRVTKKILEAYAKAETKDGVIVADATGKLMKVSQNIKYQNS; encoded by the coding sequence TTGTCAAATAACAAAATGGAACTCATTGACGACCAATACTGTTTTGTGTGCGGGAAGAAGAACCCGGTCGGATTGAAGCTCGATTTTTCTTTTGACGGAAAAACCATAAAGACGGAATTCATCCCGAAGAAAGAACACCAGGGATATTTCAATATCGTCCACGGCGGAATAATTTCGACACTTCTTGACGAGGCAATGGTCAAGCTCGCGATTGAACTGGGTATGCCCGCCGTCACCGCGCAGATGGACATCCGCCTGAAAAAGGCATTAGGCATAGGCGAGAAAATAATTGTTCATGCGGAGATGACCAGGGTGACGAAAAAAATACTTGAAGCTTACGCAAAAGCAGAGACAAAAGACGGTGTGATCGTTGCCGACGCTACCGGGAAGCTGATGAAAGTTTCACAAAATATAAAATATCAAAACTCATGA
- a CDS encoding MarC family protein — MLEALTNLPMTFIPIFVAMDVFAVLPVFIAVTSEISGAEKKLIVKQSIVTALAVSLAFVAVGEVIFRILGITVDDFKIAGGLVLLVIAVLDLLRYGGERRKVEDTVGVVPIGVPLIVGPAVLTTLLVLIDHYGIAPTVISLVLNLLIVWGTFVHAEKITHMIGKNGIVALSKIMAILLASIAVMMIRLGVEHLVK; from the coding sequence ATGCTCGAAGCCTTAACAAATCTGCCGATGACGTTTATACCCATTTTTGTAGCGATGGATGTGTTTGCTGTTCTGCCGGTATTCATCGCGGTTACCAGCGAGATATCCGGGGCTGAAAAAAAACTGATCGTCAAACAATCGATAGTGACCGCGCTTGCCGTAAGCCTTGCCTTTGTCGCGGTCGGAGAGGTGATCTTCAGAATATTGGGCATTACTGTCGACGACTTCAAGATAGCAGGCGGGCTTGTCCTTCTGGTCATAGCCGTGCTTGATCTCCTGCGATACGGCGGCGAGCGCAGGAAGGTTGAAGACACGGTCGGCGTTGTCCCCATCGGCGTGCCTTTGATAGTCGGTCCCGCAGTCCTGACCACACTGCTCGTCCTGATCGACCACTACGGCATTGCCCCGACCGTGATATCTCTTGTCCTGAATTTACTTATAGTATGGGGGACATTTGTTCATGCGGAAAAGATAACTCACATGATCGGCAAGAACGGCATCGTCGCGCTTTCAAAGATCATGGCGATCCTTCTGGCCTCTATTGCCGTGATGATGATCCGCCTCGGGGTTGAGCACCTTGTCAAATAA
- a CDS encoding TIGR02757 family protein has protein sequence MPIRLKSGSPLKETLDKFYDEYDFRERIKHDPIEFPHRYSRPEDIEVAGFIASCFAYGKVGLFKPVIEKILKPGGKHPAGFIRDFDLQRDKKSLHGISYRFNKEKDVLCLIYILNQTLGEFGSLKNLFYHSYNPSASPLAKGRIKEGDEDIGPALSEFVNYLLSIDTSPVYGKNIKPDGVKQLFPSPENGSACKRVNLFLRWMVRRKDIDFGIWNKITPSKLIIPLDVHIARISRCLGLTKRKASDWKTAKEITRALKKFDPDDPLKYDFALCHQGISRMCRGEKFKDTCTACAIIS, from the coding sequence ATGCCGATTCGATTAAAATCTGGATCTCCTCTCAAGGAAACCCTCGACAAATTCTACGATGAATATGATTTCAGGGAGCGGATCAAGCACGACCCGATCGAGTTTCCTCACAGGTATTCCAGGCCTGAAGATATAGAAGTCGCAGGCTTTATCGCGTCATGTTTTGCTTATGGAAAGGTCGGCCTTTTCAAGCCTGTGATAGAAAAAATCCTCAAGCCAGGCGGGAAACACCCCGCAGGCTTTATCAGGGATTTCGATCTGCAAAGAGACAAGAAGTCTCTTCACGGGATCAGCTACAGGTTCAATAAGGAGAAGGACGTCCTCTGCCTCATATATATTTTGAATCAGACTCTGGGCGAATTCGGTTCGCTGAAAAATCTGTTTTATCACAGTTACAACCCCTCTGCGTCTCCCCTTGCCAAGGGGCGAATTAAAGAGGGGGATGAAGATATCGGCCCTGCGCTTAGTGAATTTGTAAATTATTTATTAAGCATTGACACATCTCCTGTTTACGGAAAGAACATCAAACCGGACGGAGTGAAGCAGCTTTTCCCCTCGCCTGAAAACGGCAGCGCGTGCAAGCGCGTGAACCTTTTTCTGAGATGGATGGTAAGGAGAAAAGATATCGACTTCGGCATCTGGAACAAAATCACGCCTTCTAAATTGATCATTCCTCTTGATGTCCACATCGCAAGGATCTCAAGGTGCCTCGGCCTGACAAAGAGAAAAGCCTCCGACTGGAAGACGGCAAAAGAGATAACCAGGGCATTGAAAAAGTTTGACCCCGATGACCCTCTCAAATACGATTTCGCCCTCTGTCATCAGGGCATATCACGCATGTGCAGAGGGGAAAAATTCAAAGACACCTGCACAGCGTGCGCGATCATATCTTAA
- a CDS encoding c-type cytochrome yields MSTNAAKNLFIYGSLLCFIVLIVLTIDTMGTLDKRAPVITDQVDAGKKVWHKYDCIGCHTILGNGSYFAPDMTKAVERKPKGYLKKFIMDPRTIKADSAMPVLGISEQEADDLIAFLDWIAKVDTNGWPPKPILIAAAAGKAATPGQVLFQQNDCSACHQIQGLGGTAGPDLTRIGLKHADIEWHIKHLKNPESVVPKSAMPDFAHLNDEDLRALAEYMVTLK; encoded by the coding sequence ATGAGTACTAATGCTGCAAAAAATCTGTTCATCTACGGCAGCCTGCTCTGCTTCATCGTTCTTATTGTGCTCACCATTGACACAATGGGAACTCTGGACAAGAGGGCGCCTGTAATTACAGACCAGGTAGACGCCGGCAAAAAGGTCTGGCACAAGTATGACTGCATCGGCTGCCACACTATCCTGGGCAACGGTTCATACTTTGCCCCTGACATGACAAAGGCGGTTGAACGCAAGCCGAAAGGGTATTTGAAAAAATTTATAATGGACCCAAGGACGATAAAAGCTGATTCAGCTATGCCGGTGCTTGGGATATCTGAACAAGAAGCTGACGACCTAATAGCTTTCCTTGACTGGATTGCTAAAGTAGACACCAACGGCTGGCCGCCGAAACCTATTCTCATAGCGGCTGCTGCTGGCAAGGCGGCAACTCCGGGGCAGGTGCTTTTTCAGCAAAATGACTGCTCGGCATGTCATCAGATCCAGGGGTTAGGCGGCACAGCAGGGCCTGACCTTACACGCATAGGTCTGAAACACGCTGATATCGAATGGCATATCAAGCATCTCAAAAACCCTGAATCTGTTGTCCCGAAATCCGCAATGCCGGACTTTGCCCATTTGAACGATGAGGATTTGAGGGCCCTGGCAGAGTACATGGTCACATTGAAATAG
- a CDS encoding cbb3-type cytochrome c oxidase subunit I produces the protein MKYQSQKIAVNFYTAALLLFAVQVVVGIIAALQFMWPDFFILNFNTIRTLHINALVVWLLMGMMGATYYVVTEESETELWSIPLAQLQFWATVIAVSAVVIGYIVMGLFPQANIEVFGTQLLNEGREYIEAPRWADILIVVSVLLFLFNCLMTVFKTRKFTAVQGVLLGGLTFLALMYLPGMFYTKSMVKDQFWWWWVVHLWVEGSWELIAAALLAFMLHKLLGAEVRVLAKWMYIETGLVLFTGILGLGHHYYWIGTPKYWLWVGGFFSSLEPIPLLLMVWDAFRTTRETRVAVPNKIGLYLTVAHAIFNFVGAGLWGVIHTLPQVNKWTHGTQLTTAHGHLAFYGAYVLLIVAMIYVTLPSIRGVKEFNQSKGYLAFWWMTISMVFIVITITGAGMVQTYLERLLGLDYVTVKASYNLWFWIFRAIFGVGFLVGVLILVADFFTLGKKPLPAK, from the coding sequence ATGAAATATCAAAGTCAGAAAATAGCAGTCAACTTTTACACGGCTGCATTGCTGCTCTTTGCCGTGCAAGTTGTAGTAGGCATAATTGCGGCGCTGCAATTTATGTGGCCGGATTTCTTTATCCTTAACTTCAACACCATTCGCACATTGCATATCAATGCGCTGGTTGTTTGGCTGCTGATGGGAATGATGGGCGCGACGTATTATGTAGTCACTGAGGAATCGGAAACAGAGTTGTGGAGCATTCCGCTGGCGCAGCTTCAATTCTGGGCAACCGTAATTGCTGTAAGCGCTGTTGTTATCGGATATATTGTGATGGGCTTGTTCCCACAGGCGAACATCGAAGTGTTCGGCACACAGTTACTGAACGAAGGCCGGGAATACATCGAGGCGCCGAGATGGGCGGACATACTGATCGTGGTATCAGTGCTCCTGTTTTTGTTTAACTGCCTCATGACGGTTTTTAAAACCAGAAAGTTTACCGCGGTGCAAGGCGTACTGCTTGGAGGCCTGACCTTCCTGGCGCTCATGTACCTGCCTGGAATGTTTTACACAAAGAGCATGGTGAAAGACCAGTTCTGGTGGTGGTGGGTAGTGCATCTCTGGGTTGAAGGCTCCTGGGAATTGATCGCAGCCGCGCTCCTTGCATTCATGCTGCACAAACTCCTTGGCGCTGAAGTCAGGGTGTTAGCCAAATGGATGTATATCGAGACCGGCCTCGTTCTTTTTACAGGCATACTCGGCCTCGGACACCATTACTACTGGATAGGCACACCTAAGTACTGGCTATGGGTCGGCGGCTTCTTCAGCTCACTTGAACCGATACCATTACTGCTGATGGTGTGGGACGCCTTCAGGACCACGCGTGAAACACGCGTAGCTGTGCCAAATAAAATTGGATTGTACCTGACTGTTGCTCATGCGATATTTAATTTTGTCGGTGCGGGCCTCTGGGGAGTGATACATACACTTCCGCAAGTGAATAAATGGACCCACGGCACGCAGTTGACAACAGCACACGGGCACCTTGCCTTTTACGGGGCATATGTACTTTTAATTGTTGCAATGATCTACGTTACCCTGCCGTCAATAAGGGGCGTAAAGGAATTCAACCAGTCAAAGGGTTATCTCGCCTTCTGGTGGATGACGATCTCAATGGTTTTTATAGTGATAACAATAACAGGCGCCGGAATGGTCCAGACATATCTTGAGCGGCTTCTCGGCCTTGATTATGTAACGGTAAAAGCCAGCTACAATCTCTGGTTCTGGATTTTCAGGGCGATCTTCGGTGTGGGCTTTCTTGTCGGCGTGTTGATACTTGTTGCTGATTTTTTCACTCTCGGCAAGAAACCTTTACCTGCAAAATAA
- a CDS encoding HPP family protein → MVKEYFLKMKGGAQSPPGVAFTEILWSGLGSAAGIGICGYLSFNYFEPRDSTLLIGSFGASAVLAYGAIKSPLAQPRNLIGGHVISGLAGVACYNLFGDTIWMASSLAVSLAIAAMLLTKTLHPPGGATALIAVIGGKKIHDLGFLYAFIPAGLGALILLVIALLINNLSKNRRYPEYWF, encoded by the coding sequence ATGGTAAAAGAATATTTTCTAAAGATGAAGGGCGGGGCGCAGAGTCCGCCGGGAGTTGCATTCACGGAGATACTCTGGTCAGGGCTCGGCTCTGCCGCTGGTATTGGTATATGCGGCTATCTGTCTTTTAATTATTTCGAACCGAGGGATTCAACTCTTTTAATCGGCTCGTTCGGCGCATCAGCGGTGCTTGCATATGGCGCGATAAAGAGCCCTCTCGCCCAGCCGAGAAACCTGATTGGCGGTCACGTAATATCCGGCCTTGCAGGAGTTGCCTGCTATAATCTCTTTGGTGACACAATCTGGATGGCCTCGTCATTAGCGGTATCTCTTGCCATTGCGGCCATGCTTCTTACAAAGACACTTCACCCCCCGGGCGGCGCAACCGCATTGATCGCCGTTATCGGCGGCAAAAAGATACATGACCTCGGCTTTCTTTACGCCTTTATTCCGGCAGGACTCGGCGCGCTTATCCTTTTAGTAATTGCCCTCCTGATAAATAACCTCTCCAAAAATAGAAGATATCCCGAGTACTGGTTTTAG